The genomic window AGCAAAGCCTGCCGCATGCGCGCACGTCGCGGGTAGGTTTCGAGCATCACTTCGCGATAGGCGCCGTTCGTATCAGATGAGCTTTGTTCAGCAGCCACAGTAGATCTTCTTGCACCTGCTGCATGCGCGCCGACTCGGCGATGATGGAAGGCTGCGCGATCAGCACAATGTCCCAGCCCGGGGCGATTGAATCGGACAGATGACGCATTGCCTCTTGCAACAACCGGCGCGCGCGGTTACGCTTCACCGCGCTGCCGATCGCTCGCGTAGTAATATAACCGACGCGCGTTTGCAACCCATGCGGTTCATCCGCTTGCGCCGGCGCGCGAGCGGCGTTCAACACACAATACTTGCCCCGCCACCGCGCGCCCTCTCGGCGAACCCGCTCGAAGTCCTCCTTCCTCGCCAGCTTCTCCAATGGGTCACTTGCTGCCCGCTGTGCCGCGTTTGCTCTTGGCCGGGGAATACACCGCGTTCCAGTTGACCTTCTTGACGTGGTTGTTCGCCGACACCGTCAACACTTTGCGCCCTTTCGCGCGACGCGCGGCGAGCACCTTGCGTCCACTCTTGGTTGACATGCGCGCTCGAAAGCCGTGTACGCGCACGCGGCGGCGCTTCTTCGGTTGATACGTTCGCTTTGGCATCTCGTACTACTCCTCTTACACTCGTTCAAACTCACCGAAGGCGTGCAACCGATGCCCGCCTTGGCAGAAGTCCACGATCCAGGGAATGAAGCGCGCGGATTATACCGGAGTTTACGCTGAGCCGCGTGGCGACGCCAAGCGTGTAACGACGTGGTGCGGATCGTCTAACACGCGGGGGCATGGCGCGCCGGTGAACGCCACACACACCGGCGCCGGATCAGGCAAGTGCGGCACCAAAGCGCGCACATGACACAGCGCCAGGCCGACGACGTTGAGTGGACAACCGCGGATGTGGTCAACGGGCTGGAAGGCGGGATGCTGCGCAGCATAACCGCCGGCCTTGTCAAACGGATCGCCGGTGGCGATGTAGGCCTCGATTTCGTCATCGCTGTAATGGCGCATCGTTACTTGCGATGAAACAGCGTCAAGGCGTTCGTGTCCGTTCCAACAGATCACAATGGCCGACTGCACCTGATGGGTGCGCCCGCGCAGGCGGCGCAGCATCGTGCGTGCTTCGTCGGCGTCGGCGGGTTTGTTCAGCATCTCGCCGTCCAGCACCACCGTGGTGTCGCAGGCGATGATGATCGGATCGGAGACCGGAGATTGGGGATTGAGGATTGCGTGCGATATAGGCAACTGCTCGACCTGGGCTGCACAATCTCCAACCTCTAATCTCTTGCGCGCAATGCGTGCCTTCTCACGCGTGATGCGGCATTGGGTCTCGAGCGGCGTCTCATCCGGCAGCGGAGTTTCGTCCACGTCGGCCGGGCACACCTGAAACGTCACCCCGAGCAAGGCGAGTAGCTCACGCCGACGAGGCGAGGCAGAAGCGAGGACGATCGAGGATTGGGAATTGAGGATTGACGATTTAAGATTGGAGATTGGAGACTGAGAATCAGGGATTGGCAGTTGCGATAAATGATTCATAAGCAGCAAATCTCCGATCTCCAATCTCCTATCTCTAATCTCCTATCTCTAATTTCTAATCTCCATCCACATGCCAAAATCCGCACTCAGCCGATAAACTCGGTGCGCTTGAGCACCTCGATGTTCTCAAGCGCACGACCGGTGCCGAGGGCGACGCAAGCGATCGGTGCATCGGCCACATAGGCTGGGACGCCGGTCTCTCGGGTGAGGTATTCGTCGAGCTTGTGCAACAAGGCGGTGCCGCCGGTCAGCGCCATGCCGCGGTCAATGATATCGGATGCCAACTCGGGCGGCGTGCGTTCCAGCACCGACTTCACGCACGCAGAAATCTGCGCCAGCGGTTCTTGCAGGGCCTCAACAATTTCGTTGGTCGAGACCTCAATCGTGCGCGGCAGGCCGGTGACCTGATCACGCCCCTGCACTTGCATGTACATCTCTTCTTCCAGCGGGAGCGCGCTGCCGATGTTGATCTTGATTTCTTCCGCAGTCGGTTCGCCAATGGCCAGGTTGTACTTGCGGCGAATAAAGTTCTGAATAGCCGCGTCGAGCTTGAGGCCGCCGACGCGCACAGAGTTGGCGACGACGATGCCGTTCATGGAGACCACGGCGGCCTCGGCGGTGCCGCCGCCGATATCAACCACCAGGTTGCCTGTGGCGGTATCCACCGGCAAGCCTGCGCCGTATGCGGCGGCCAGCGGCTCGCGGATCGGGAAGACCTCACCGGCGCCGGCTTCGATGGCCGCCTCGCGCACGGCGCGACGCTCGACGCTGGTCACGCCATAGGGCACGCCGATCACCACGCGCGGCGGCAACAGGCTGAAGCCCTTCGCTTTATTCACGAAGTGCTGCAGCATCCTCTGCGTCACCTGGTAATCGGCGATCACGCCATCGCGCAGCGGCCGGGCGACTTCAATCTCGTCGGGAGTGCGGCCGTACATCTGGCGCGCCTCTTCGCCAACTTCCACGACCGTCTCCTCGCGCGAGAGAATAGCAACGACGGAGGGCTCCTGGATCACAATGCCCTTGCCCCGCACATACACCAACACGTTGACGGTGCCGAGGTCTATGCCGATCTCTGCCCGAAGGATGCCCATGTCGTTCTCGCGACTCGCGAATCTTGCAGCGTGCCGGCGCCTCGCACAAGGCGCGCCGCCACGCGTCTGGCGTCAGTTGTGCGCCTCACCGCGATGGGTGCGCCGGCGCATGGCCACGTTCAAGCGCACCGTGCTCCGACGTAGCGCCGCCTCGAGCTTGAGCAGGTCTTCTTTGTTCGGCGGCGGGTTCTTCAGTAACGCTTCGGCACGCGCGCGGGCCGCTTCGGCGCGGGCGATGTCAATCTCATCCGCGCGTTCGGCGCTGTCGGCCAGGATGATCACACGGTTGTCGTGAATATCCACGAAACCGCCGCCGATGGCGAACTCCTGCACCTCGTCGCCAATCTTGACGCGCAGCTCTCCCGGCTTCAGCGTGGAGAGCACCGGCGCGTGATGTGGCAATACGCCCATCACGCCACCGGCGCCGGGCACGGTCACCATGTCCACTTCCCCGCTGAATACGGTGCGCTCGCTTGTGACGATTTCTAGATGCAACGGCATAGGCAAATGAAGCATTGAGGGGAAGGCCGCCGGGTGGACGCTCGCCCGTCGCCGTCCTCAATGCAGCTTGGCGGCCTGCTCAACGCTGTTCAGCGCGGGCCTTCTCGTATTCCTCCCACACCTCGTCAATCTTGCCCTTCATGAGGAAGAAGCTCTCCGGCACCTCATCCAGCTCGCCCTTCAGAATGCGGTCGAAGCCGTCCACCGTGTCTTTGATCTTCACGTAGCGACCCTCGCGGCCGGTAAAGGCTTTGGCCACGAACATGGGTTGGCTGAAGAAGCGTTCGATCTTGCGCGCGCGGGCGACCAGGAGTT from Candidatus Roseilinea sp. includes these protein-coding regions:
- a CDS encoding rod shape-determining protein, encoding MGILRAEIGIDLGTVNVLVYVRGKGIVIQEPSVVAILSREETVVEVGEEARQMYGRTPDEIEVARPLRDGVIADYQVTQRMLQHFVNKAKGFSLLPPRVVIGVPYGVTSVERRAVREAAIEAGAGEVFPIREPLAAAYGAGLPVDTATGNLVVDIGGGTAEAAVVSMNGIVVANSVRVGGLKLDAAIQNFIRRKYNLAIGEPTAEEIKINIGSALPLEEEMYMQVQGRDQVTGLPRTIEVSTNEIVEALQEPLAQISACVKSVLERTPPELASDIIDRGMALTGGTALLHKLDEYLTRETGVPAYVADAPIACVALGTGRALENIEVLKRTEFIG
- a CDS encoding ribonuclease P protein component; this encodes MEKLARKEDFERVRREGARWRGKYCVLNAARAPAQADEPHGLQTRVGYITTRAIGSAVKRNRARRLLQEAMRHLSDSIAPGWDIVLIAQPSIIAESARMQQVQEDLLWLLNKAHLIRTAPIAK
- a CDS encoding Maf-like protein, with amino-acid sequence MNHLSQLPIPDSQSPISNLKSSILNSQSSIVLASASPRRRELLALLGVTFQVCPADVDETPLPDETPLETQCRITREKARIARKRLEVGDCAAQVEQLPISHAILNPQSPVSDPIIIACDTTVVLDGEMLNKPADADEARTMLRRLRGRTHQVQSAIVICWNGHERLDAVSSQVTMRHYSDDEIEAYIATGDPFDKAGGYAAQHPAFQPVDHIRGCPLNVVGLALCHVRALVPHLPDPAPVCVAFTGAPCPRVLDDPHHVVTRLASPRGSA
- the atpC gene encoding ATP synthase epsilon chain — its product is MPLHLEIVTSERTVFSGEVDMVTVPGAGGVMGVLPHHAPVLSTLKPGELRVKIGDEVQEFAIGGGFVDIHDNRVIILADSAERADEIDIARAEAARARAEALLKNPPPNKEDLLKLEAALRRSTVRLNVAMRRRTHRGEAHN